In a genomic window of Streptomyces katrae:
- a CDS encoding thiamine ABC transporter substrate-binding protein, whose amino-acid sequence MSTTKKIAGAALAAALGVGTLTACGGGSKDEGGAAASGSPKSKTVTLVSHDSFNVSEPVLKEFEQQSGYTVKVLKSGDAGAALNQEILTKGSPRGDVFFGVDNTLLSRALDNGIFTPYEAKGLAEVKPEFVLDRQHRVTPVDSGDICVNYDKAYFADKKIAPPQTLDDLVKPEYKNLLVTENAATSSPGLGFLLASVGKYGDGGTSQGEASGGGWKEYWSKLKANGVEVVDGWEQAYNERFSGSAGGKKAKGDRPLVVSYASSPPVEVLYGEPQPAEAPTGVATGTCFRQVEFAGLLKGAKNEEGGKALIDFLIGKKFQEDMPLQMFVNPVVKDAKLPEVFTKHGVVVEKPENVAPEAIAKNRDQWVKAWSSIVVK is encoded by the coding sequence GTGAGCACCACCAAGAAGATCGCGGGTGCGGCGCTGGCCGCCGCCCTCGGCGTCGGCACGCTGACCGCGTGCGGCGGCGGCAGCAAGGACGAGGGCGGGGCCGCCGCGAGCGGGTCGCCGAAGTCCAAGACCGTCACCCTCGTCTCGCACGACTCCTTCAACGTCAGCGAGCCGGTCCTCAAGGAGTTCGAGCAGCAGAGCGGCTACACCGTCAAGGTGCTGAAGTCCGGGGACGCCGGCGCCGCCCTCAACCAGGAGATCCTCACCAAGGGCTCCCCGCGCGGCGACGTCTTCTTCGGCGTCGACAACACGCTCCTCTCGCGCGCCCTCGACAACGGGATCTTCACCCCGTACGAGGCCAAGGGCCTGGCGGAGGTCAAGCCCGAGTTCGTCCTCGACCGGCAGCACCGCGTCACCCCGGTCGACTCCGGCGACATCTGCGTCAACTACGACAAGGCCTACTTCGCCGACAAGAAGATCGCCCCGCCGCAGACCCTGGACGACCTGGTCAAGCCCGAGTACAAGAACCTGCTGGTCACCGAGAACGCCGCGACCTCCTCGCCCGGCCTCGGCTTCCTCCTCGCCTCCGTCGGCAAGTACGGCGATGGGGGCACCTCCCAGGGCGAAGCCTCTGGGGGAGGCTGGAAGGAGTACTGGAGCAAGCTCAAGGCCAACGGCGTCGAGGTCGTCGACGGCTGGGAGCAGGCCTACAACGAGCGCTTCTCCGGCTCCGCGGGCGGCAAGAAGGCCAAGGGCGACCGCCCGCTGGTCGTCTCCTACGCCTCCAGCCCGCCGGTCGAGGTCCTCTACGGCGAGCCCCAGCCGGCCGAGGCCCCCACGGGCGTGGCCACCGGCACCTGCTTCCGCCAGGTCGAGTTCGCGGGCCTGCTGAAGGGCGCGAAGAACGAGGAGGGCGGCAAGGCCCTCATCGACTTCCTGATCGGCAAGAAGTTCCAGGAGGACATGCCGCTCCAGATGTTCGTGAACCCGGTGGTCAAGGACGCGAAGCTGCCGGAGGTGTTCACCAAGCACGGCGTGGTCGTCGAGAAGCCGGAGAACGTGGCCCCCGAGGCCATCGCCAAGAACCGTGACCAGTGGGTCAAGGCATGGTCCTCGATCGTCGTGAAGTAG
- a CDS encoding ABC transporter permease — MAVPLAFFGLFFAYPVAAIVGRGLKTGEGWQFGRIGEVLAQPDIADVLWFTTWQALASTALTLIVALPGAYVFARFSFPGKQLLRALVTVPFVLPTVVVGTAFLALVGRGGLLDEVWGVRLDTTVWAILLAHVFFNYAVVVRTVGGLWAQLDPRQEEAARVLGAGRFAAWRRVTLPALAPAVAAAALMVFLFTFSSFGVVQILGGPSYATLEVEVYRQTAQLLDLPTAAVLTLVQFAAVGVILGVHAWTVRRRETALRLVDPARTAHPPRGWAQRGLLGGVLLTVALLIVAPLAVLVERSLDAPGGYGFGFYRALQEAGAGGGTFLVPPLEAVWNSLQYALAATGIALAVGGLAAAALARRAGRFVRGFDALLMLPLGVSAVTVGFGFLITLDRPPLDLRTSWILVPLAQALVGVPFVVRTMLPVLRAVDGRLREAAAVLGASPLRVWREVDLPLVRRAVLIAAGFAFAVSLGEFGATVFIARPDHPTLPVAVARLLGRAGEMNYGQAMALSTILMLVCAVSLLVLERLRPDKTSGEF; from the coding sequence ATGGCCGTGCCGCTCGCCTTCTTCGGGCTGTTCTTCGCCTACCCCGTGGCCGCCATCGTCGGCCGCGGGCTCAAGACCGGGGAGGGCTGGCAGTTCGGCCGGATCGGTGAGGTACTCGCCCAGCCGGACATCGCCGACGTGCTCTGGTTCACCACCTGGCAGGCGCTCGCCTCGACCGCGCTCACCCTGATCGTCGCGCTGCCCGGCGCCTACGTGTTCGCGCGCTTCTCCTTCCCCGGCAAGCAGCTGCTGCGGGCCCTGGTCACCGTCCCGTTCGTGCTGCCGACCGTGGTCGTCGGCACCGCCTTCCTGGCCCTGGTCGGGCGCGGGGGGCTGCTGGACGAGGTGTGGGGCGTGCGGCTGGACACCACCGTCTGGGCGATCCTGCTCGCCCACGTGTTCTTCAACTACGCCGTCGTCGTCCGCACGGTCGGCGGGCTCTGGGCGCAGCTGGACCCGCGCCAGGAGGAGGCCGCCCGGGTGCTGGGCGCCGGGCGGTTCGCGGCCTGGCGGCGGGTGACCCTGCCGGCGCTGGCCCCGGCGGTGGCCGCCGCCGCGCTGATGGTGTTCCTGTTCACCTTCAGCTCCTTCGGCGTCGTGCAGATCCTCGGCGGGCCCTCGTACGCCACGCTGGAGGTCGAGGTCTACCGGCAGACGGCGCAGCTGCTCGACCTGCCGACGGCCGCGGTGCTGACGCTGGTCCAGTTCGCCGCCGTCGGGGTGATCCTCGGGGTGCACGCCTGGACCGTGCGGCGCAGGGAGACCGCGCTGCGGCTGGTCGACCCCGCGCGCACCGCGCACCCGCCGCGCGGCTGGGCGCAGCGCGGGCTGCTGGGCGGGGTGCTGCTGACGGTGGCGCTGCTGATCGTGGCCCCGCTCGCGGTGCTGGTGGAGCGGTCCCTCGATGCCCCCGGCGGGTACGGGTTCGGGTTCTACCGGGCGCTCCAGGAGGCCGGTGCCGGGGGCGGAACGTTTCTGGTGCCGCCGCTGGAGGCCGTCTGGAACTCCCTCCAGTACGCGCTCGCCGCCACCGGGATCGCCCTGGCCGTCGGCGGCCTCGCGGCCGCGGCGCTGGCCCGGCGGGCGGGCCGCTTCGTCCGGGGCTTCGACGCGCTGCTGATGCTGCCCCTCGGGGTGTCCGCCGTGACGGTGGGCTTCGGGTTCCTGATCACCCTGGACCGGCCGCCGCTGGACCTGCGGACCTCCTGGATCCTGGTGCCGCTGGCCCAGGCGCTGGTCGGGGTGCCGTTCGTGGTGCGGACCATGCTGCCGGTGCTGCGGGCCGTCGACGGGCGGCTGAGGGAGGCCGCGGCCGTGCTGGGGGCCTCGCCGCTGCGGGTGTGGCGGGAGGTGGACCTGCCGCTGGTGCGCCGGGCGGTGCTGATCGCGGCGGGCTTCGCCTTCGCGGTCTCGCTGGGCGAGTTCGGCGCGACGGTGTTCATCGCCCGGCCGGACCACCCGACGCTGCCGGTGGCCGTGGCCCGGCTGCTGGGCCGGGCCGGTGAGATGAACTACGGGCAGGCCATGGCCCTGAGCACGATTCTGATGCTGGTGTGCGCGGTGTCCCTGCTGGTACTGGAGCGACTGCGACCCGACAAGACCTCGGGAGAGTTCTGA
- a CDS encoding ABC transporter ATP-binding protein: MTLLRLEGVTVRFGERTVLDAVDLEVAEHETVCVLGPSGSGKSTLLRVVAGLQRPSAGRVLLGGADQAGVPVHRRGVGLMFQDHQLFPHRDVGGNVAFGLRVRRSAKPEYEERVARLLDLVGLPGAQRRAVASLSGGEQQRVALARALAPSPRLLMLDEPLGQLDRGLRERLVVELQGLFSRLGTTVLAVTHDQGEAFALADRVVVMRDGRIAQAGTPLEVWQRPASEFVARFLGFENVVPATVTGGAAATPWGKVPVPEGSPEGEQRLLVRPAGVVPAAAGLDCVVESRTFRGTHVALLLRPEEGPVLEAECALAAAPAVGDRIAVAFTPSEVVVLPVA, translated from the coding sequence ATGACCCTGCTCCGGCTCGAAGGGGTGACGGTCCGCTTCGGCGAACGGACGGTCCTGGACGCGGTGGACCTGGAGGTCGCCGAACACGAGACCGTCTGCGTGCTGGGACCGAGCGGCAGCGGCAAGTCCACCCTGCTGCGGGTGGTGGCCGGGCTCCAGCGGCCCTCGGCCGGACGGGTCCTGCTGGGCGGCGCCGACCAGGCCGGGGTGCCGGTGCACCGGCGGGGGGTGGGCCTGATGTTCCAGGACCACCAGCTGTTCCCGCACCGGGACGTCGGCGGGAACGTCGCCTTCGGCCTGCGCGTACGGCGCTCCGCGAAGCCGGAGTACGAGGAGCGGGTCGCCCGTCTGCTGGACCTCGTGGGGTTGCCCGGGGCCCAGCGCCGGGCCGTGGCCTCGCTGTCGGGCGGCGAACAGCAGCGGGTCGCTCTGGCCCGGGCGCTGGCCCCCTCGCCCCGGCTGCTGATGCTGGACGAGCCGCTGGGCCAGCTGGACCGGGGGCTGCGCGAGCGGCTGGTGGTCGAGCTCCAGGGACTGTTCTCCAGGCTGGGCACCACCGTGCTGGCCGTCACCCACGACCAGGGCGAGGCCTTCGCGCTCGCCGACCGGGTGGTGGTGATGCGGGACGGGCGGATCGCGCAGGCGGGGACCCCGCTGGAGGTGTGGCAGCGGCCGGCGTCGGAGTTCGTGGCGCGGTTCCTCGGCTTCGAGAACGTGGTCCCGGCCACCGTCACCGGCGGTGCGGCCGCCACCCCGTGGGGGAAGGTCCCGGTGCCGGAGGGCTCCCCCGAGGGGGAGCAGCGGCTGCTGGTGCGGCCGGCCGGGGTGGTGCCCGCCGCGGCCGGGCTGGACTGCGTGGTGGAGTCCCGTACCTTCCGCGGGACGCACGTGGCCCTGCTGCTGCGGCCCGAGGAGGGACCCGTACTGGAGGCGGAGTGCGCTCTGGCCGCCGCGCCGGCCGTGGGGGACCGGATCGCGGTGGCCTTCACGCCCTCCGAGGTGGTCGTCCTTCCGGTGGCCTGA
- a CDS encoding cytochrome P450: MTQGILRQILDYSSRANPYPLYEELRKTPVFHDGDGPYVVSTYHEIKGLLHDPRISSDARNLTPTAGDPLSQADEGGSEVLPPSFLKLDPPDHDRLRRMTNRPFGPPHSPRRVEQMRGELGGIVTGLIDTIAAKGDPNRIDLVEEFSYPFPVTVICRLLGVPPEDEARFHVWADTLAASLDPDPDADPAERAKKTEGARMELGMYLAGLIEERRKNPTGDMLSELATGQGPDGTMSTMEVLSTAALLLIAGHETTVNLITNGMLTLLRNPEHLDRLRSDPDVAVPMVEELLRFEPPVQLLPQRSTLTDIEVAGVTIPKGSSLWLILASGNRDPKRFEDPDRFDPDRPDVQHLGLGSGIHSCFGAPLARLEAALALSELARRLENPRLLEDPPPYRQNAVLRGPRHLPVAVDGIRAA; this comes from the coding sequence ATGACCCAAGGCATCCTGCGGCAGATCCTCGACTACTCCAGCCGCGCCAACCCGTACCCGCTGTACGAGGAGCTCCGCAAGACCCCGGTGTTCCACGACGGGGACGGCCCGTACGTCGTCAGCACCTACCACGAGATCAAGGGCCTGCTGCACGACCCGCGCATCAGCTCCGACGCCCGCAACCTGACCCCGACGGCCGGCGACCCGCTGAGCCAGGCCGACGAGGGCGGGAGCGAGGTCCTGCCCCCCTCCTTCCTGAAGCTCGACCCGCCCGACCACGACCGGCTGCGGCGGATGACCAACCGGCCCTTCGGGCCTCCGCACTCCCCGCGCCGGGTCGAGCAGATGCGCGGCGAGCTCGGCGGCATCGTCACGGGGCTGATCGACACCATCGCCGCGAAGGGCGACCCGAACCGGATCGACCTGGTGGAGGAGTTCTCCTACCCCTTCCCGGTGACCGTCATCTGCCGGCTGCTGGGCGTGCCGCCCGAGGACGAGGCCCGCTTCCACGTCTGGGCCGACACCCTGGCCGCGAGCCTGGACCCCGATCCGGACGCCGATCCCGCGGAGCGGGCCAAGAAGACGGAGGGCGCCCGCATGGAGCTCGGCATGTACCTGGCCGGGCTGATCGAGGAGCGGCGCAAGAACCCGACCGGGGACATGCTCTCGGAGCTGGCGACCGGGCAGGGCCCGGACGGCACGATGAGCACCATGGAGGTGCTCAGCACGGCGGCGCTGCTGCTGATCGCCGGCCACGAGACCACCGTCAACCTGATCACGAACGGCATGCTCACCCTCCTGCGCAATCCGGAGCACCTGGACCGGCTGCGCTCCGACCCGGACGTGGCGGTGCCGATGGTGGAGGAGCTGCTGCGCTTCGAGCCCCCGGTGCAGCTGCTGCCGCAGCGCAGCACCCTGACCGACATCGAGGTCGCAGGGGTGACCATCCCCAAGGGCTCCTCGCTGTGGCTCATCCTGGCCTCCGGAAACCGCGACCCGAAGCGGTTCGAGGACCCCGACCGCTTCGACCCCGACCGCCCGGACGTCCAGCACCTGGGCCTGGGCAGCGGCATCCACAGCTGCTTCGGGGCGCCGCTGGCCCGGCTGGAGGCTGCGCTGGCCCTGAGCGAACTGGCCCGCAGGCTGGAGAACCCGCGGCTGCTGGAGGACCCGCCGCCCTACCGGCAGAACGCGGTCCTGCGCGGCCCGCGCCACCTGCCCGTCGCCGTCGACGGCATCCGGGCGGCCTGA
- a CDS encoding NAD(P)/FAD-dependent oxidoreductase, which yields MNGDGALEQLKREGRIVVVGASLAGLRAAETLREKGFAGELTMIGDEPYEPYDRPPLSKQVLLGMATADGTALPRRRDIDAKWRLGVPASGLDMAARRVRMADGDEVEYDRLLIATGVRARAWPNPDEAALDGVFVLRTRGDAAALERALAAGPGRVLVIGAGFTGSEIASACRERGLAVTVAERADAPLVGALGGVIGAVAAEMHRENGVDLRTGIMVTSLEGDSSGRVRAAHLSDGTTLEAEVVVVSLGAQRNTEWLTGSGLGAGPRGIACDAGCRAFDIWGIVTDDIYVAGDVARSPHALFGYQFLSLEHWGNAVAQAETAAHNMLSRSADRRPHLWVPAFWSSQFGVNIKSVGVPSMGTEIVITQGSRAERRFVGVYGYQGRVIGAVTFDQCRWLDFYEQQIERTAPFPPPYPTVDRRPEGERPLDADFPDPSVPTHGPTITLSGYSPADRRMTFTPAHN from the coding sequence GTGAACGGTGACGGAGCGCTGGAGCAGCTCAAGCGCGAGGGCCGCATCGTCGTCGTGGGCGCCTCCCTGGCAGGCCTGCGGGCCGCCGAGACCCTGCGCGAGAAGGGCTTCGCCGGCGAGCTGACGATGATCGGCGACGAGCCCTACGAGCCGTACGACCGCCCTCCCCTGTCCAAGCAGGTCCTGCTGGGCATGGCCACCGCCGACGGGACGGCCCTGCCCCGGCGCCGGGACATCGACGCGAAGTGGCGCCTCGGGGTACCGGCCTCCGGCCTGGACATGGCGGCCCGACGGGTCCGGATGGCCGACGGGGACGAGGTGGAGTACGACCGCCTGCTGATCGCCACCGGGGTGCGCGCCCGGGCATGGCCCAACCCGGACGAGGCCGCCCTCGACGGGGTCTTCGTCCTGCGCACGCGCGGCGACGCGGCGGCCCTGGAACGCGCCCTCGCGGCCGGCCCCGGCCGGGTGCTGGTGATCGGGGCGGGGTTCACTGGCTCCGAGATCGCCTCCGCGTGCCGGGAGCGCGGGCTGGCCGTCACCGTGGCCGAACGCGCCGACGCGCCGCTGGTCGGAGCGCTCGGCGGGGTGATCGGAGCGGTCGCGGCCGAGATGCACCGCGAGAACGGGGTCGACCTGCGCACCGGGATCATGGTGACGAGCCTGGAGGGCGACTCCTCCGGCCGGGTCCGCGCCGCGCACCTCTCCGACGGCACCACGCTGGAGGCGGAGGTGGTCGTCGTCTCGCTCGGCGCCCAGCGCAACACCGAATGGCTCACCGGGTCCGGACTCGGCGCGGGTCCGCGCGGCATCGCCTGCGACGCGGGCTGCCGGGCCTTCGACATCTGGGGCATCGTCACCGACGACATCTACGTGGCCGGCGACGTGGCCCGCTCCCCGCACGCCCTGTTCGGCTACCAGTTCCTGTCGCTGGAGCACTGGGGCAACGCCGTGGCCCAGGCCGAGACGGCCGCGCACAACATGCTCAGCCGGAGCGCCGACCGCCGCCCGCACCTGTGGGTCCCGGCGTTCTGGTCCTCCCAGTTCGGCGTCAACATCAAGTCGGTCGGAGTCCCCTCGATGGGCACCGAGATCGTGATCACCCAGGGCTCGCGCGCCGAGCGCCGTTTCGTCGGCGTGTACGGGTACCAGGGCCGCGTGATCGGGGCCGTCACCTTCGACCAGTGCCGCTGGCTGGACTTCTACGAGCAGCAGATCGAGCGGACCGCGCCGTTTCCGCCGCCGTACCCGACGGTGGACCGCAGGCCCGAGGGGGAGCGGCCGCTGGACGCGGACTTCCCCGACCCTTCGGTGCCCACGCACGGACCGACGATCACCCTGAGCGGCTACTCGCCGGCCGACCGGCGGATGACCTTCACCCCGGCGCACAACTGA
- a CDS encoding ferredoxin, whose amino-acid sequence MRLVVDLNRCQGYAQCAFLAPDVFTMHGEESLLYNPQAPDDQHDNVVRAAHACPVRAILLDAVNGSLQPPEASGER is encoded by the coding sequence ATGAGGCTTGTCGTCGACCTGAACCGCTGTCAGGGGTACGCGCAGTGCGCGTTCCTCGCACCCGACGTCTTCACCATGCACGGCGAGGAGTCGCTGCTCTACAACCCGCAGGCCCCCGACGACCAGCACGACAACGTCGTGCGCGCCGCCCACGCCTGCCCGGTCCGGGCCATCCTGCTGGACGCGGTGAACGGATCCCTCCAGCCTCCGGAGGCGAGCGGTGAACGGTGA
- a CDS encoding LOG family protein, protein MVNADIEIETLAEFDRVVARGSLSGYRIQSVNLLERTFALLSADTSAAVFLGCAMEPDAAVKARADGALVFPPVPDLPFNPYRGLLYTAEELFAGLSEGYESTPDAQAYAWFQETKADGDVFSSMLRSLHDDAISDALDEALAGARVVGVMGGHAMARGTDAYRGAAELGRALARRGLTVATGGGPGAMEAANLGAYLAPAPDGALGEALEVLAKAPSFTPSVSDWARAAFAVRERWPSGGDSVGIPTWFYGHEPPNAFAGQIAKYFANATREDGLLARCTAGVVFLPGAAGTVQEVFDNATPNYYASAGGPTPMVLVDRRHWTEELPAWPLLRALARGRAMESRIALVDSVDEVPDALASLA, encoded by the coding sequence ATGGTCAACGCAGACATCGAGATCGAGACGCTCGCCGAGTTCGACCGGGTGGTCGCCCGGGGTTCCCTGAGCGGCTACCGCATCCAGTCGGTCAACCTGCTGGAGCGGACCTTCGCCCTGCTGTCCGCGGACACCTCGGCCGCCGTGTTCCTGGGCTGCGCCATGGAGCCCGACGCCGCGGTGAAGGCCCGCGCGGACGGCGCGCTGGTCTTCCCGCCCGTGCCTGACCTGCCGTTCAACCCGTACCGCGGGCTGCTCTACACGGCGGAGGAACTCTTCGCCGGGCTCTCGGAGGGCTACGAGTCCACCCCGGACGCCCAGGCGTACGCCTGGTTCCAGGAGACGAAGGCCGACGGCGACGTCTTCTCCTCGATGCTGCGCTCCCTCCACGACGACGCGATCTCCGACGCCCTCGACGAGGCCCTGGCGGGCGCCCGCGTGGTCGGCGTGATGGGCGGCCACGCCATGGCCCGGGGCACCGACGCCTACCGCGGCGCGGCCGAACTCGGCCGGGCCCTGGCCCGCCGCGGGCTGACGGTGGCCACGGGCGGCGGCCCGGGCGCGATGGAGGCCGCCAACCTCGGCGCCTACCTGGCCCCGGCCCCCGACGGGGCGCTCGGGGAGGCGCTGGAGGTGCTGGCGAAGGCGCCCTCCTTCACCCCGTCGGTCTCCGACTGGGCCCGCGCGGCCTTCGCCGTCCGGGAGCGCTGGCCCTCGGGCGGCGACTCGGTGGGCATCCCGACCTGGTTCTACGGGCACGAGCCGCCGAACGCCTTCGCCGGGCAGATCGCCAAGTACTTCGCCAACGCCACCCGCGAGGACGGGCTGCTCGCCCGCTGCACGGCGGGCGTGGTGTTCCTGCCGGGCGCGGCCGGGACGGTGCAGGAGGTCTTCGACAACGCGACGCCGAACTACTACGCGTCCGCCGGCGGCCCCACCCCGATGGTCCTCGTCGACCGGCGCCACTGGACCGAGGAGCTGCCCGCCTGGCCGCTGCTGCGGGCCCTGGCCCGGGGCCGCGCCATGGAGTCGCGGATCGCGCTGGTGGACTCGGTGGACGAGGTCCCGGACGCCCTGGCCTCCCTGGCCTGA
- a CDS encoding ABC transporter ATP-binding protein: protein MYAMVAPPDSAPPDDDVLWARSLHYSHMGSPGLIGVGAGVRQGEILAVTGPRGSGKTTLLRCLAGRLVPDQGEVRFDGIAVHTLAAVARERLFRARFAWIGPEPQLLPELKVWENAALPLLLTGAPHRAARAAAHEWLERLDIGGFARKRPGALNRAESQRVALARALSAGPAVLFADEPTAPLHRAERAQLLRTLTTAARSHAITVVLATHDEETAAAADRALALIDGRPADAAALADPGTTEDQAACSLSA from the coding sequence GTGTACGCCATGGTGGCTCCACCGGACAGTGCCCCGCCAGACGACGACGTCCTCTGGGCGCGGTCCCTTCACTACTCCCACATGGGTTCCCCCGGTCTGATCGGGGTCGGCGCCGGGGTCCGGCAGGGCGAGATCCTCGCCGTGACCGGCCCGCGCGGCAGCGGAAAGACCACCCTGCTGCGCTGCCTGGCCGGACGGCTGGTACCCGACCAGGGCGAGGTCCGGTTCGACGGGATCGCCGTCCACACCCTCGCCGCCGTGGCCCGCGAGCGGCTGTTCCGTGCCCGGTTCGCCTGGATCGGACCCGAGCCGCAACTGCTGCCCGAGCTCAAGGTGTGGGAGAACGCGGCCCTGCCGCTGCTGCTCACCGGCGCACCGCACCGCGCCGCCAGGGCCGCCGCCCACGAATGGCTGGAGCGCCTGGACATCGGCGGCTTCGCCCGCAAGCGCCCCGGCGCCCTGAACCGGGCCGAGTCCCAGCGGGTCGCGCTCGCCCGCGCCCTGAGCGCCGGGCCCGCCGTGCTCTTCGCCGACGAGCCCACGGCCCCGCTGCACCGCGCCGAGCGCGCGCAGCTGCTCCGTACGCTCACCACGGCCGCCCGCTCGCACGCGATCACGGTGGTCCTCGCCACCCACGACGAGGAGACCGCGGCCGCCGCCGACCGGGCCCTCGCCCTGATCGACGGCCGCCCGGCCGACGCCGCGGCCCTCGCCGACCCCGGGACCACGGAGGACCAGGCCGCGTGCTCCCTCTCCGCCTAG
- a CDS encoding aspartate aminotransferase family protein, with translation MSQDLSKTAYDHLWMHFTRMSSYENAPVPTIVRGEGTYIFDDKGKRYLDGLAGLFVVNAGHGRKELAEVAYKQAQELAFFPVWSYAHPKAVELAERLAGYAPGDLNKVFFTTGGGEAVETAWKLAKQYFKLQGKHTKYKVISRAVAYHGTPQGALSITGLPALKAPFEPLVPGAHKVPNTNIYRAPIHGDDPEAFGRWAADQIEQQILFEGPDTVAAVFLEPVQNAGGCFPPPPGYFQRVREICDTYDVLLVSDETICAFGRLGTMFACDKFGYVPDMITCAKGMTSGYSPIGACIVSDRIAEPFYKGDNTFLHGYTFGGHPVSSAVALANLDIFDKEGLNQHVLDQEGNFFSTLQKLHDLPIVGDVRGNGFFYGIELVKDKVTKESFTDEETERVLYGFLSKALFDNGLYCRADDRGDPVIQLAPPLIADQGTFDEIEGILRNVLTEAWTKL, from the coding sequence GTGAGCCAGGACCTCTCCAAAACCGCGTACGACCACCTGTGGATGCACTTCACGCGCATGTCGTCGTACGAGAACGCGCCCGTCCCCACCATCGTGCGGGGTGAGGGCACCTACATCTTCGACGACAAGGGCAAGCGCTACCTGGACGGTCTCGCCGGACTGTTCGTGGTCAACGCCGGTCACGGCCGCAAGGAACTGGCCGAGGTCGCCTACAAGCAGGCCCAGGAGCTCGCGTTCTTCCCCGTGTGGTCGTACGCGCACCCCAAGGCCGTCGAGCTCGCCGAGCGCCTCGCCGGCTACGCCCCCGGCGACCTGAACAAGGTCTTCTTCACCACCGGTGGCGGCGAGGCCGTCGAGACCGCCTGGAAGCTCGCCAAGCAGTACTTCAAGCTGCAGGGCAAGCACACCAAGTACAAGGTCATCTCGCGTGCGGTCGCCTACCACGGCACCCCGCAGGGCGCCCTGTCCATCACCGGCCTGCCGGCCCTGAAGGCCCCCTTCGAGCCGCTGGTCCCCGGCGCGCACAAGGTGCCGAACACCAACATCTACCGCGCCCCGATCCACGGCGACGACCCCGAGGCCTTCGGCCGCTGGGCCGCCGACCAGATCGAGCAGCAGATCCTCTTCGAGGGTCCCGACACCGTCGCGGCCGTCTTCCTCGAGCCCGTGCAGAACGCCGGCGGCTGCTTCCCGCCCCCGCCCGGGTACTTCCAGCGGGTGCGCGAGATCTGCGACACCTACGACGTGCTGCTCGTCTCCGACGAGACGATCTGCGCCTTCGGCCGCCTCGGCACGATGTTCGCGTGCGACAAGTTCGGCTACGTGCCGGACATGATCACCTGCGCCAAGGGCATGACCTCGGGCTACTCCCCGATCGGCGCCTGCATCGTCTCCGACCGGATCGCGGAGCCGTTCTACAAGGGCGACAACACCTTCCTGCACGGCTACACCTTCGGCGGACACCCGGTGTCCTCCGCGGTGGCGCTGGCCAACCTCGACATCTTCGACAAGGAAGGCCTGAACCAGCACGTGCTGGACCAGGAGGGCAACTTCTTCAGCACCCTGCAGAAGCTGCACGACCTCCCGATCGTCGGCGACGTGCGCGGCAACGGCTTCTTCTACGGCATCGAGCTCGTCAAGGACAAGGTCACCAAGGAGTCCTTCACGGACGAGGAGACCGAGCGCGTGCTCTACGGCTTCCTCTCCAAGGCGCTCTTCGACAACGGCCTGTACTGCCGGGCCGACGACCGCGGCGACCCGGTCATCCAGCTGGCCCCGCCGCTGATCGCGGACCAGGGCACCTTCGACGAGATCGAGGGCATCCTGCGCAACGTGCTCACCGAGGCCTGGACCAAGCTGTAA
- a CDS encoding Lrp/AsnC family transcriptional regulator, with translation MHSGVVVSRSADSRNRQPSPSVDAVSLAIIEQLQEDGRRPYASIGKAVGLSEAAVRQRVQKLLDQGVMQIVAVTDPLTVGLRRQAMVGINVEGDLDPVADALTAMAECEYVVMTAGSFDLMVEIVCEDDDHLLETINKKIRTLPGVRSTESFVYLKLKKQTYMWGTR, from the coding sequence GTGCACAGTGGCGTCGTGGTCAGTCGAAGCGCAGATTCCAGGAACAGACAACCGTCCCCTTCGGTCGATGCTGTGTCCCTGGCGATCATCGAGCAACTGCAGGAGGACGGCCGGCGCCCCTACGCGTCGATCGGCAAGGCCGTGGGCCTTTCCGAAGCGGCCGTGCGCCAGCGCGTACAGAAGCTGCTCGACCAGGGCGTCATGCAGATCGTCGCCGTCACGGACCCGCTCACCGTGGGTCTGCGGCGCCAGGCCATGGTCGGCATCAACGTCGAGGGCGACCTCGACCCGGTGGCCGACGCCCTGACCGCCATGGCCGAGTGCGAATACGTCGTGATGACCGCCGGGTCGTTCGACCTGATGGTGGAGATCGTCTGCGAGGACGACGACCACCTGCTCGAAACGATCAACAAGAAGATCCGCACGCTCCCCGGCGTGCGATCAACCGAGAGCTTCGTTTACCTGAAGCTCAAGAAGCAGACCTACATGTGGGGAACTCGATAG